In the Streptobacillus moniliformis DSM 12112 genome, one interval contains:
- the asd gene encoding aspartate-semialdehyde dehydrogenase — translation MKNIAIVGATGLVGRTILKVMEEKNIAFDKMYLYASSRSAGMKIEFKGKEYEIIELKEENIKDDIDFALFSAGGSTSLEFAPKFAEKGAKVIDNSSAWRMDDEVPLIVPEANISDADNMVKGIIANPNCSTIQVIPVLKVLEDNFGIKRVIYSTYQSVSGAGIKGLDDLEKNLKGEASTNFPSQIAFNLIPHIDTFLENGYTKEEMKMVNETRKILHRPDLKVSATCVRVPVRYSHSVSINVELNSEFDVEKVKYLLSKANGVVLVDDIKNNIYPMPLMSEGKDEVFVGRVRRDETVDNGLNLWVVADNIRKGAATNAVQILELLLDK, via the coding sequence ATGAAAAATATAGCTATAGTTGGAGCAACTGGATTAGTTGGTAGAACAATTTTAAAAGTTATGGAAGAGAAGAATATAGCTTTTGATAAGATGTATCTATATGCTTCAAGTAGAAGTGCTGGCATGAAAATAGAATTTAAAGGTAAAGAATATGAAATCATTGAACTTAAAGAAGAAAATATTAAAGATGATATAGACTTTGCCCTATTTTCAGCAGGAGGTTCAACTTCATTAGAGTTTGCACCTAAATTTGCAGAAAAAGGAGCAAAAGTAATAGATAATTCAAGTGCATGGCGTATGGATGATGAAGTACCATTGATAGTACCAGAGGCTAATATTTCAGATGCTGATAATATGGTAAAAGGAATAATTGCTAATCCTAATTGTTCTACTATACAGGTAATACCAGTATTAAAAGTACTTGAAGATAATTTTGGAATTAAAAGAGTAATATATTCTACATACCAATCAGTATCAGGGGCTGGAATAAAAGGTTTAGATGATCTAGAAAAGAATTTAAAAGGGGAAGCTTCAACTAATTTTCCTTCACAAATAGCATTTAACCTTATACCTCACATAGATACTTTTCTTGAAAATGGATATACTAAAGAAGAAATGAAAATGGTAAATGAAACTAGAAAAATATTACATAGACCAGATCTAAAAGTAAGTGCAACATGTGTAAGAGTTCCTGTTAGATATTCACATTCAGTTTCTATTAATGTTGAATTAAATTCTGAATTTGATGTTGAAAAAGTAAAATACTTATTATCTAAGGCAAATGGTGTTGTTTTAGTAGATGATATAAAGAATAATATTTATCCTATGCCATTAATGAGTGAGGGTAAAGATGAAGTTTTTGTTGGAAGAGTAAGACGTGATGAAACTGTAGATAATGGATTAAACTTATGGGTTGTTGCAGATAATATTAGAAAAGGTGCAGCAACAAATGCAGTTCAAATTTTAGAGCTATTATTAGATA
- the dapF gene encoding diaminopimelate epimerase: MEFEKYSGLGNDFIITEKDLTVEEIVKYCKRRKSIGADGVIILKKKNENFYMHFYNADGSLAAMCGNGIRCYAHYLYNHNLVSKDDEILIDTLSGIKKIRIINTEKDNFLVSVDMNAAINTTEIKTIEAIDRTFKYIYTFTGTDHVVIFVDKEELNEDFVTKYGKNIEQNKEVFPKGTNVNFVYVKNREEVDVITFERGAGLTLACGTGASAVGYVSNMLGKTGNKVKVNLLGGSLEIEIKDGTIFMNGISEMIYKGSVK; this comes from the coding sequence ACAGAAAAAGATTTAACTGTTGAAGAAATAGTTAAATATTGCAAGAGAAGAAAATCTATAGGTGCTGATGGGGTAATTATTCTTAAAAAGAAAAATGAAAACTTTTATATGCATTTCTATAACGCCGATGGTTCTTTAGCAGCTATGTGTGGTAATGGAATTAGATGTTATGCACATTATTTATATAATCATAATTTAGTATCAAAAGATGATGAGATTTTAATAGATACATTATCAGGTATTAAAAAAATAAGGATAATTAATACAGAAAAAGATAATTTCTTAGTTTCTGTAGATATGAATGCTGCGATTAATACAACTGAAATTAAAACTATAGAAGCAATTGATAGAACATTTAAGTATATCTATACTTTTACTGGGACAGATCATGTTGTAATATTTGTTGATAAAGAAGAACTAAATGAAGATTTTGTAACTAAATATGGTAAAAATATAGAACAAAATAAAGAAGTTTTTCCTAAAGGAACTAATGTGAATTTTGTTTATGTTAAAAATAGAGAAGAAGTAGATGTTATAACTTTTGAAAGAGGTGCTGGACTAACTTTAGCATGTGGAACAGGTGCAAGTGCAGTAGGATATGTTTCAAACATGTTAGGAAAGACAGGAAATAAGGTTAAGGTTAATCTTTTAGGAGGAAGTTTAGAAATAGAAATAAAAGATGGGACTATATTTATGAATGGAATAAGTGAAATGATATATAAAGGGAGTGTTAAATAA